One Brachyspira suanatina DNA segment encodes these proteins:
- the acpP gene encoding acyl carrier protein, with product MALIDEIKDVVANQLNISDKSKITDTASFVDDLNADSLDLVELIMELEKRYEIKIPQEDQEKIKNVADAAKYIEEHKK from the coding sequence ATGGCATTAATCGATGAAATTAAAGATGTTGTTGCTAATCAATTAAACATCTCAGACAAAAGTAAAATCACTGATACAGCTTCTTTCGTAGATGATTTAAACGCTGATTCACTTGATTTAGTAGAATTAATCATGGAATTAGAAAAACGTTATGAAATCAAAATTCCTCAAGAAGATCAAGAAAAAATTAAAAATGTAGCTGATGCTGCTAAATACATTGAAGAACATAAAAAATAA
- the fabG gene encoding 3-oxoacyl-[acyl-carrier-protein] reductase — MDLNLKNKTAIVTGSSRGIGKKIAETLAKEGVNVVITATNFEKASQVAEEIKSSFNVETLAICHDAKSSESCKDVIAKTIEKFGSIDILVNNAGITKDMLVLQMDDNAWNDVISTNLSGTFYMSREAAKNMLRARKGKIINISSVIGKMGNAGQANYSAAKAGIIGMTKSMAKEFAPRNICVNAIAPGFIQTDMTDVLPEDTVKGIMSITPLKRLGTPEDVSNLVLFLASDMSNYITGEVIAVDGGMSM, encoded by the coding sequence ATGGACTTAAATCTTAAAAATAAAACAGCTATAGTAACAGGTTCAAGCAGAGGAATAGGAAAGAAAATAGCAGAAACTCTTGCTAAAGAAGGAGTTAATGTTGTAATCACTGCTACAAACTTTGAAAAAGCCTCTCAAGTTGCTGAAGAAATAAAATCATCTTTCAATGTTGAAACTTTGGCAATTTGCCATGATGCAAAATCAAGTGAATCTTGTAAAGATGTTATTGCTAAAACTATAGAAAAATTTGGCTCTATTGATATACTTGTAAATAATGCAGGTATTACTAAAGATATGTTAGTGCTTCAAATGGATGATAATGCTTGGAATGATGTAATATCAACTAACCTTTCAGGTACTTTCTATATGTCTAGAGAAGCCGCTAAAAATATGCTTAGAGCTAGAAAAGGTAAAATAATCAATATATCCAGTGTTATAGGAAAAATGGGAAATGCAGGACAGGCTAATTATTCTGCTGCTAAAGCTGGAATCATAGGAATGACAAAATCTATGGCTAAAGAATTTGCCCCTAGAAATATATGTGTAAATGCAATAGCTCCAGGATTCATACAAACAGATATGACAGATGTATTGCCTGAAGATACAGTTAAAGGAATTATGAGTATTACGCCTTTAAAAAGATTAGGAACACCTGAAGATGTATCTAATTTAGTATTATTTTTAGCTTCTGATATGAGTAATTATATCACAGGAGAAGTAATAGCAGTTGACGGCGGAATGTCAATGTAA
- the glmM gene encoding phosphoglucosamine mutase produces MPTLKTSISGIRGIIGDGLDIKAVVDYTAAFACLFPKKAKIVVARDTRITGESILNAVVATLTASGINVIDIGITPTPTALYMVEKLKIHGGIMISASHNPIEWNALKLIGKGGLFLDEKSVNEVIKLYDKKSSRFVKALETGTYEKIDNAIEEHIKRILRWIDADKIKKANFKVACDYVNGTGLFATPPLLKALGVKEVSINKEHTGKFAHIAEPSAASMKNLSDLVKKNKVNIGFTQDPDADRLALVLDDGTIISEEYTLALCAKYLWMAGKGNAAVNLSTSRMIDDLAKEKGYSVDRTKIGEINVTSHVVKNRLYFGGEGNGGIIVPAVTPGRDSLLGIALILELMAKTGKTITELVNEIPKYEIVKEKLEVSKIDEDKFLKQVKEQYPKSKITTIDGIKIDLEEGWLHVRSSNTEPIVRIIAEAKSKKEAKELITAAMNMIKGVKPAKETKSKEAKPKKEVSKKTKK; encoded by the coding sequence ATGCCTACTTTAAAAACAAGTATATCAGGAATCAGAGGAATAATAGGAGACGGTTTAGATATAAAAGCTGTAGTAGATTACACTGCAGCATTTGCATGTCTTTTTCCTAAAAAAGCAAAAATTGTAGTAGCTAGAGATACAAGAATAACAGGAGAATCTATATTAAATGCTGTTGTAGCAACATTAACAGCATCAGGTATAAATGTAATAGATATAGGTATAACACCTACACCTACAGCATTATATATGGTAGAAAAACTAAAAATACATGGCGGTATAATGATATCTGCAAGTCATAATCCTATAGAATGGAATGCATTAAAACTTATAGGAAAAGGCGGACTTTTTTTAGATGAAAAATCAGTTAATGAAGTTATTAAGCTTTATGATAAAAAATCATCAAGATTTGTTAAAGCATTAGAAACAGGTACTTATGAAAAAATAGATAATGCTATAGAAGAACATATTAAGAGAATATTGAGATGGATAGATGCTGATAAAATAAAAAAGGCTAATTTCAAAGTGGCATGCGATTATGTTAATGGTACAGGTTTATTTGCTACTCCGCCACTACTAAAAGCATTAGGAGTAAAAGAAGTTTCTATAAACAAAGAACATACAGGAAAATTCGCGCATATTGCAGAGCCTTCCGCAGCAAGTATGAAAAATTTATCTGATTTAGTTAAAAAGAATAAGGTTAATATAGGATTTACTCAAGATCCTGATGCTGACAGACTTGCATTAGTTCTTGATGACGGTACTATCATAAGTGAAGAATATACTTTGGCTTTATGTGCTAAATATTTATGGATGGCCGGAAAAGGAAATGCTGCTGTAAATTTATCTACTTCAAGAATGATAGACGATTTAGCTAAAGAAAAAGGATATTCTGTTGATCGTACCAAAATAGGAGAAATAAATGTTACTTCTCATGTTGTAAAAAATAGATTATATTTCGGAGGAGAGGGAAATGGAGGAATAATAGTTCCTGCTGTTACTCCTGGAAGAGATTCTCTTTTGGGTATAGCATTGATATTGGAATTAATGGCCAAAACAGGAAAAACTATTACCGAACTTGTAAATGAAATACCTAAATATGAAATAGTGAAAGAGAAATTAGAAGTATCAAAAATAGATGAAGATAAATTCTTAAAACAAGTTAAAGAACAGTATCCTAAATCTAAAATCACAACTATTGATGGAATAAAAATAGATTTAGAAGAAGGATGGCTTCATGTACGATCATCAAATACAGAACCTATAGTAAGAATTATTGCTGAGGCTAAAAGTAAAAAAGAAGCTAAAGAATTAATTACTGCTGCTATGAATATGATAAAAGGAGTCAAACCTGCTAAAGAAACTAAATCAAAAGAAGCCAAACCGAAAAAAGAAGTAAGTAAAAAAACTAAAAAATAA
- a CDS encoding cyclic nucleotide-binding domain-containing protein produces MNKYSILNFKKSSIIFIKNQSPKNSFYIITKGKAISYGTLESNVEFNKGDILGLVNVVLNEPYFYNMKALEDMEVIELTLDEIINTKNKDLTIKIYEYLNSSLETWLGRYYLLISESKEIIKGKTQEEILNMAQVYSKNGFDHAAYKLYNEYIKRFPNDNENIDDVKNKLSNINPIEEPLAKKENVFHYKKGYCLYTELEGSDKLYLIKSGKIGIYNIVNLKQITRSIYSKNSIIDGYNPILEYQPLSTSAIILEDSVIKVLKKEELLNVIENDNSIKLYYIKMLSMKIRNTILKIIAINTDDMLAKILITLYYIVKTETLPNNIDHIDLPYNINDIKTMLNIRDNEIIKKELNKIKTISISDNNYINITNIKGFIMEYKNSINRVTNMNHHS; encoded by the coding sequence ATGAATAAATACAGTATTTTAAATTTTAAAAAATCATCTATAATTTTTATAAAAAATCAAAGTCCTAAAAATTCTTTTTATATTATAACTAAAGGAAAAGCCATATCTTATGGAACTTTAGAATCTAATGTAGAATTCAATAAGGGTGATATATTAGGATTAGTAAATGTTGTACTTAATGAACCTTATTTTTATAACATGAAAGCATTGGAGGATATGGAAGTTATAGAATTAACTTTAGATGAAATCATTAATACTAAAAATAAAGATTTAACAATAAAAATATATGAATATTTAAATTCTTCATTAGAAACTTGGCTTGGAAGATATTATTTACTTATATCAGAGAGTAAAGAAATCATTAAAGGAAAAACTCAAGAAGAAATACTTAATATGGCTCAAGTGTACAGCAAAAATGGTTTTGATCACGCCGCATATAAATTATACAATGAATACATAAAAAGATTCCCAAATGATAATGAAAATATTGATGATGTAAAAAATAAATTATCTAACATAAATCCTATAGAAGAACCATTGGCAAAAAAAGAAAATGTATTTCATTATAAAAAAGGATACTGTTTATATACAGAATTAGAAGGAAGTGATAAATTATATTTGATAAAATCTGGTAAGATAGGAATATATAATATTGTCAATCTTAAGCAGATTACGAGAAGCATATACTCTAAAAACAGTATAATAGATGGATATAACCCTATTTTAGAATATCAGCCTTTATCTACATCAGCAATTATACTTGAAGATTCTGTGATAAAAGTGTTAAAAAAAGAAGAATTATTAAATGTAATAGAAAATGATAATTCTATTAAACTTTATTATATCAAAATGTTAAGCATGAAAATTAGAAATACAATATTAAAAATAATAGCAATTAATACAGATGATATGTTGGCTAAAATATTAATAACATTATATTATATTGTAAAAACAGAAACATTGCCTAATAATATTGATCATATAGATCTTCCATACAATATCAATGACATAAAAACTATGCTGAATATAAGAGATAATGAAATTATAAAAAAAGAATTAAATAAAATAAAAACAATATCAATATCTGATAATAATTATATAAATATAACAAATATAAAAGGTTTTATAATGGAATACAAAAATTCTATTAACAGAGTAACTAATATGAATCATCATTCATAA
- a CDS encoding DNA-3-methyladenine glycosylase I, whose product MSEICKWAKSEIEIKYHNEEWCQVCHDERKLFEMLILENMQAGLSWKCVLDKRENMRKAFDNFDYKKISKYDEKKIDELLNDKGIIRNKRKINALIVNANKFIEVQKEFGSFDKYIWSFTDGKQIDNKLDDENPLPAKSELSDTISKDMIKRGFKFTGSIIIYSYMQAIGIVNDHSINCSCHNK is encoded by the coding sequence ATGTCAGAAATATGCAAATGGGCTAAAAGTGAAATAGAAATTAAATATCATAATGAAGAATGGTGCCAAGTATGCCATGATGAAAGAAAATTATTTGAAATGCTGATACTTGAAAATATGCAGGCAGGATTAAGCTGGAAATGCGTACTTGATAAAAGAGAAAATATGAGAAAGGCATTTGATAATTTTGATTATAAAAAAATATCTAAATATGATGAAAAAAAAATAGATGAACTTTTAAATGATAAAGGTATTATAAGAAATAAAAGAAAAATCAATGCTCTTATAGTAAATGCAAATAAATTTATAGAAGTACAAAAAGAATTTGGAAGTTTTGATAAATATATTTGGTCTTTTACTGATGGAAAACAAATAGATAATAAATTAGATGATGAAAATCCTCTTCCAGCAAAAAGTGAATTATCCGATACTATAAGCAAAGATATGATTAAAAGAGGATTTAAATTCACAGGGAGCATAATAATTTACAGCTATATGCAGGCTATAGGAATTGTAAATGATCATTCAATTAATTGCAGTTGCCACAACAAATAA
- a CDS encoding sigma-70 family RNA polymerase sigma factor, with protein MIDDVFIKKLILEYKSTRSIEALKEINEHLSNYIYNYPRKVFGVFHDDALEFYSYYIERIDNIIIKYNETDAKFITWFTYTLRSHYLNFIDHKKRKDKYKKHEISIDAPLCGKDALTLHDVLYDSKSYVMNEYTDNYNESNIEKLSFNMFNYIEKEFTDRDSIAFFIHNLELFINLIIQPLMKYFNINHEEAYSIIEKARATYINKYNEIIKQQDKIAKINAQIEINNKRGLFTVHLASKKQNYIKKLHSIKINVPYEFIAKLLNITNNAVTKIINKIKASLKEHFNNLSDI; from the coding sequence ATGATAGATGATGTATTTATAAAAAAGCTGATTCTAGAATATAAATCTACCAGAAGCATTGAAGCTTTAAAAGAGATTAATGAGCATTTATCTAATTATATTTATAATTATCCTAGAAAAGTTTTCGGAGTATTTCATGATGATGCTTTAGAATTTTATTCTTATTATATAGAAAGAATAGATAATATAATAATAAAGTATAATGAAACTGATGCTAAATTTATTACTTGGTTTACATATACATTAAGAAGCCATTATTTAAATTTTATAGATCATAAAAAAAGAAAAGATAAGTATAAAAAACATGAAATATCAATAGATGCACCATTATGCGGTAAAGATGCATTAACATTACATGATGTGCTTTATGACAGCAAATCTTATGTTATGAATGAATATACTGATAATTACAATGAAAGCAATATTGAAAAACTTTCTTTTAATATGTTTAATTATATAGAAAAAGAATTCACAGATAGAGATTCCATAGCATTTTTCATACATAATTTAGAATTATTTATCAATCTTATAATACAGCCTCTAATGAAATATTTTAATATAAATCATGAAGAGGCATATTCAATAATAGAAAAGGCAAGAGCAACATATATAAATAAATATAATGAAATAATAAAACAGCAGGATAAAATAGCAAAAATAAATGCCCAAATAGAAATCAATAATAAAAGAGGACTTTTTACAGTACATTTAGCGAGCAAAAAACAAAATTATATTAAGAAGCTGCATTCTATAAAGATAAATGTTCCATATGAATTTATAGCAAAACTTTTAAATATTACGAACAATGCAGTTACAAAAATTATAAATAAAATAAAAGCTAGTTTAAAAGAACATTTTAATAATTTATCGGACATATAA
- a CDS encoding DUF721 domain-containing protein: protein MHTIKNTLEEYSDRKLYQNINLANYIKISQKWDDIMGEVLSKICYPSFYRNAVLTVTITDSVWANEIFMNRNNIFKNIKKETNIEVVELKTRIGEVNNNNNRTIENTNNKNIKEEKELTKEHKEWIDNTIKESGIKDERMKEIFTNILKYEDNDDR from the coding sequence ATGCATACTATAAAAAACACATTGGAAGAATATTCTGACAGAAAATTATATCAAAATATAAATTTAGCAAATTATATAAAAATATCCCAAAAATGGGATGATATTATGGGAGAAGTTCTTTCAAAAATATGCTATCCTTCATTTTATAGAAATGCTGTTCTTACTGTAACCATAACAGATAGTGTATGGGCTAATGAAATATTTATGAACAGAAATAATATATTCAAAAATATCAAGAAAGAAACTAATATAGAAGTAGTAGAATTAAAAACAAGAATCGGTGAAGTCAATAATAACAATAATAGAACAATAGAAAATACTAATAACAAAAATATTAAAGAAGAAAAAGAATTAACAAAAGAACATAAAGAATGGATAGATAATACAATAAAAGAATCTGGCATAAAAGATGAGCGAATGAAAGAAATATTTACTAATATACTGAAATACGAGGATAATGATGATAGATGA
- a CDS encoding tetratricopeptide repeat protein: protein MHVNKIVLILFSLFALSLYCQTNEKFQYDRKNLSNAYRYYNAKNYKKAAELFEYEIEYSPILKIEYFENLANSYMNLKDYTNMLRAARNGIIVNSFSPKLHFQKGYALYKLGDTNKAIDSIRYSLNLKPNDAYMNNFLGLLYLYVEDYKQAESSFLKATVYSPNNVVYMVNLAATYERDKNFSSALNTYEEAYKINPNYRGLKDSIIRNKNILARISGNTNIAIEDKPIINTNQNNITYDEDVEAKPIEIDIMELAATNTIMTNNILNTNTVITNDIINTNTIINTNSIITNTAATETNITAPQTNATQNDN from the coding sequence ATGCACGTTAATAAGATAGTTCTTATACTTTTTTCATTATTTGCATTATCATTGTATTGTCAGACAAATGAAAAATTCCAATATGATAGGAAAAATTTATCTAATGCATACAGATATTATAATGCAAAAAATTACAAAAAAGCTGCAGAATTATTTGAATATGAAATAGAATACTCCCCTATTCTTAAAATAGAATATTTTGAAAATTTAGCCAATTCTTATATGAACCTAAAAGATTATACTAATATGCTTAGGGCAGCAAGAAATGGTATTATAGTAAATAGTTTTTCACCTAAACTGCATTTTCAAAAAGGATATGCTCTATACAAATTAGGAGACACCAATAAAGCAATAGACTCTATAAGATATTCGTTAAATTTAAAGCCTAATGATGCTTATATGAATAATTTTTTAGGGCTTTTATATTTATATGTTGAAGATTATAAACAGGCTGAATCATCATTTTTAAAAGCTACAGTATATAGTCCAAACAATGTAGTTTATATGGTGAATCTAGCAGCTACCTATGAAAGAGATAAAAATTTCAGTTCAGCACTTAATACCTATGAAGAGGCATATAAAATAAATCCTAATTACAGAGGATTAAAAGACTCAATAATTAGAAACAAAAATATATTAGCAAGAATATCAGGAAATACAAATATAGCTATTGAAGATAAACCAATAATAAACACAAATCAGAACAATATAACTTATGATGAAGATGTAGAAGCTAAACCAATAGAGATAGATATAATGGAATTAGCAGCAACAAATACTATTATGACAAATAATATCTTAAATACAAACACTGTCATAACAAATGATATTATAAATACTAATACAATAATAAATACAAATAGTATAATAACAAATACAGCTGCTACAGAAACAAATATTACAGCTCCTCAAACAAATGCTACTCAAAATGATAATTAA
- a CDS encoding serine dehydratase subunit alpha family protein, which yields MDRTLYSNYINILKEELIPALGCTEPIAIAFAGAKVREIIGNIPEHITVKCSGNIIKNVKGVTVPNSGGLKGIDTAAILGLIGGDASKNLEVLSSIKEENIEKTKELLNNKEFCTCELIEGDENLHIIIEAKYKDTNALVEIKNAHTNITRISKNGEELLNSNNYSNKKEEDLRDTLNIKDILNFANEVNIDNIKDIIKRQIELNYSISEEGLKNDYGSGIGKTLMKYYGDDIRNKAKAYASAGSDARMGGCSMPVVTNSGSGNQGITVSIPVIKYAEHMKVSEEKLYRALVLSNLIAILQKKHIGKLSAFCGVVCAATGSASAIAYLHDCDYQVICDTITNALCTIGGMVCDGAKSSCASKIAEAIDCGILAFNLARDGKVFKAGDGLVKNDIEATIDSIGRMAKEGMKSTDVEILNIMIDK from the coding sequence ATGGATAGAACTTTATACAGTAATTACATAAATATATTAAAAGAAGAATTAATACCAGCTTTAGGATGTACAGAACCTATAGCAATAGCTTTTGCTGGTGCAAAAGTCAGAGAAATAATAGGCAATATACCTGAACATATCACTGTAAAATGCAGCGGAAATATAATAAAAAATGTAAAAGGGGTAACTGTACCAAATTCAGGAGGATTAAAAGGAATAGATACTGCTGCTATTTTAGGTTTAATAGGCGGAGATGCCAGTAAAAATCTTGAAGTTTTATCTTCTATAAAAGAAGAAAATATAGAAAAAACTAAAGAACTTTTAAATAATAAAGAATTCTGCACTTGCGAATTAATAGAAGGCGATGAAAATTTACATATCATAATAGAAGCAAAATATAAAGATACAAATGCCTTAGTAGAAATAAAAAACGCCCATACTAATATTACAAGAATCTCTAAAAATGGTGAAGAATTATTAAATTCTAATAACTATTCGAATAAAAAAGAAGAAGATCTTAGAGACACATTAAATATAAAAGATATACTCAATTTTGCCAATGAAGTTAATATAGATAATATTAAAGATATTATAAAAAGACAAATAGAACTTAATTACAGTATTTCCGAAGAAGGATTAAAAAATGATTATGGTTCCGGCATAGGAAAAACATTGATGAAATATTATGGTGATGATATAAGAAATAAAGCTAAAGCTTACGCTTCTGCAGGATCTGATGCTAGAATGGGAGGATGTTCTATGCCTGTAGTAACTAATTCAGGAAGCGGTAATCAAGGTATAACAGTATCAATTCCAGTTATAAAATATGCAGAACATATGAAAGTATCTGAAGAAAAATTATACAGAGCTTTAGTACTTTCAAATTTAATAGCTATACTACAAAAAAAACATATAGGTAAATTATCAGCATTTTGTGGTGTTGTTTGTGCTGCCACAGGTTCTGCCTCAGCAATAGCATATCTACATGATTGTGATTACCAAGTTATATGCGATACTATTACAAATGCTCTATGTACAATAGGCGGTATGGTTTGCGATGGAGCTAAATCTTCATGTGCTTCAAAGATTGCAGAGGCTATTGACTGCGGTATATTAGCTTTTAATTTAGCTAGAGATGGAAAAGTATTTAAAGCTGGAGACGGGCTTGTAAAAAATGATATAGAAGCTACCATTGATAGTATAGGAAGAATGGCTAAAGAAGGTATGAAAAGCACAGATGTTGAAATACTTAATATAATGATAGATAAATAA
- the galK gene encoding galactokinase has translation MIPRLHLKIVARFREVFGHKGDTKLYFAPGRVTVIGELIDYSDGDTITSAVDRGTYIVARKRPDNKVNIYAHSFKARKSFTLDDLEKNKEDEWAIYFKGVYSVLLEKGYKIHGMDIFVYTDLPFNTSLASSSSLCACLTFAALDINNIKDIEPIEMAKLSYEGEIKYASHRTSLSDHVTIFLAKENTLFLFNMKTLKYEYFDFNLGDYCMAVVNSNKKRTSSDGEYNARKRECENALKKLKEKKSNLKSLSDLKVKDADFIKETLQNKEQRRALYVSAEQDRVNQAVKAIKKGSVKDLANLILKTHDGLSKLYEVSTAELDILVEEAMNMDGVLGARMIGTGFGGGVLLFLKKTEVENVIENLYTHYKERTRRDADVYILKLSSGTRILPTEE, from the coding sequence ATGATACCTAGATTACATTTAAAAATAGTAGCAAGATTTAGAGAAGTTTTCGGACATAAAGGTGATACAAAACTTTACTTTGCTCCGGGAAGGGTTACAGTTATAGGAGAACTTATAGATTATTCAGATGGAGATACTATAACTTCTGCTGTAGACAGAGGAACATATATAGTAGCTAGAAAAAGACCTGACAATAAAGTTAATATATATGCCCATTCTTTTAAAGCTAGAAAATCATTTACATTAGATGATTTAGAAAAGAATAAGGAAGATGAGTGGGCTATTTATTTTAAGGGTGTTTATTCTGTGCTTTTGGAAAAAGGCTATAAAATACATGGTATGGATATATTTGTCTATACTGATTTACCTTTTAATACATCTTTGGCTTCATCTAGTTCATTATGTGCTTGTTTGACTTTTGCCGCTTTGGACATAAATAATATTAAAGATATTGAACCTATTGAAATGGCAAAATTGTCATATGAAGGCGAAATAAAGTATGCATCACACAGAACATCTTTAAGCGATCATGTTACAATATTTTTAGCTAAAGAAAATACATTATTCTTATTTAATATGAAAACACTTAAATATGAATATTTTGATTTCAATTTAGGTGATTATTGTATGGCAGTTGTTAACAGTAATAAGAAAAGAACTTCCAGTGATGGTGAATATAATGCTAGAAAAAGAGAATGTGAGAATGCATTAAAAAAACTTAAAGAAAAGAAAAGCAACTTAAAATCATTATCTGATTTAAAAGTTAAAGATGCTGATTTTATTAAAGAAACTTTACAAAATAAAGAGCAAAGACGTGCTTTATATGTTTCAGCTGAGCAGGATAGAGTTAATCAGGCAGTTAAAGCTATTAAAAAAGGTTCTGTTAAGGACTTGGCTAATTTAATACTAAAAACACATGATGGTTTAAGTAAATTATATGAGGTTTCTACTGCAGAATTAGATATTTTAGTTGAAGAAGCTATGAATATGGACGGTGTTTTGGGTGCTAGAATGATAGGTACTGGTTTTGGAGGAGGAGTTTTATTGTTCCTTAAGAAAACTGAAGTTGAAAATGTTATAGAGAATTTATATACCCATTATAAAGAAAGAACTAGAAGAGATGCTGATGTTTATATATTAAAATTATCCAGCGGTACTAGAATTTTACCTACAGAAGAATAA
- the prfB gene encoding peptide chain release factor 2 (programmed frameshift), giving the protein MTLSEIKGIVSNIKEQSEILRGYLDPDSIYKRVKEIDEISAKDDFWNDNIAAQKLMKERMLLLDKIEPVENLIKNSNNIYELVEMAMESNDTEMEKELETECLELQKVFEELETKNLFSGEFDSKNAYLTLNAGAGGTESCDWASMLSRMYVRFCERHGFTVETTDELPGDEAGIKQISFYVQGLYAYGYLRSEIGVHRLVRISPFDANAKRHTSFVAVSVMPDIDEDIEIEINPADLRIDTYRASGAGGQHVNKTSSAIRITHIPTNIVVQCQAERSQHNNKDMAMKMLKAKLYQLEKEKLDKEKQKIAGEKTDIAWGNQIRSYVFQPYQMVKDLRTGCESGNMNSVMDGNIDEFISAYLKQQIKK; this is encoded by the exons ATGACATTATCAGAAATTAAAGGTATAGTATCTAATATTAAAGAACAATCAGAAATATTAAGGGGGTATCTT GACCCTGATTCTATTTATAAAAGGGTTAAAGAGATAGACGAAATATCAGCTAAAGATGATTTTTGGAATGATAATATAGCAGCTCAGAAACTTATGAAGGAGAGAATGCTTCTTCTTGATAAAATAGAGCCTGTTGAAAATTTGATAAAAAATTCTAATAATATATATGAATTGGTTGAAATGGCTATGGAGTCAAATGATACTGAAATGGAAAAAGAATTGGAAACAGAATGCTTAGAATTGCAGAAAGTTTTTGAGGAATTAGAAACAAAGAATTTATTTTCAGGTGAGTTTGACAGTAAGAATGCATATTTAACTTTAAATGCAGGTGCCGGCGGTACAGAGAGCTGCGATTGGGCTTCTATGCTTTCAAGAATGTATGTAAGATTCTGTGAAAGACATGGCTTTACAGTTGAAACTACAGATGAACTTCCGGGAGATGAAGCAGGGATAAAACAGATAAGTTTTTATGTTCAGGGGCTTTATGCTTATGGATATTTGCGTTCAGAAATAGGTGTTCATAGACTAGTTAGAATATCTCCTTTTGATGCTAATGCTAAAAGACATACTTCATTTGTTGCCGTTAGTGTTATGCCTGATATAGATGAAGATATTGAAATAGAAATAAACCCTGCAGACTTAAGAATAGATACTTACAGAGCTTCAGGAGCAGGCGGACAGCACGTTAATAAAACTTCATCAGCTATTAGAATAACTCATATACCAACTAATATAGTGGTTCAATGCCAGGCAGAAAGAAGCCAGCATAACAATAAAGATATGGCTATGAAAATGTTAAAGGCAAAACTTTATCAATTAGAAAAAGAGAAATTGGATAAAGAAAAGCAGAAAATAGCGGGAGAGAAAACAGATATAGCTTGGGGCAATCAGATTAGAAGTTATGTATTCCAGCCTTATCAGATGGTAAAAGATTTAAGAACAGGCTGCGAGAGTGGAAATATGAACTCTGTAATGGACGGAAATATTGATGAATTTATATCAGCGTATCTCAAACAGCAAATAAAAAAATGA
- the pgsA gene encoding CDP-diacylglycerol--glycerol-3-phosphate 3-phosphatidyltransferase — protein sequence MKQQIPNLLSISRIVLSPLVIFLYFYNSMISAVLALIFLIILEITDALDGAMARKFNLVSDLGKVLDPFADTVFHITMFTIFLYEGSMPIWMYIISLYRDMFSMFIRILGGLRGFAVAAKFSGKLKTASRAAAVIIIFLLKILKYTEILLPYEQITYYSLLVVTIITIYSFFDYMPLITGKSNKK from the coding sequence ATGAAACAGCAAATACCTAATTTACTAAGTATAAGTAGAATAGTTTTATCACCTCTTGTTATATTTCTGTACTTTTATAATTCTATGATAAGTGCAGTATTGGCATTGATATTTCTTATTATACTAGAGATAACAGATGCTTTAGACGGTGCTATGGCTAGAAAATTTAACCTTGTAAGTGATTTAGGAAAAGTGCTTGATCCTTTTGCTGATACAGTATTTCATATAACAATGTTTACAATATTTCTTTACGAAGGTTCTATGCCTATATGGATGTATATAATTTCACTTTATAGGGATATGTTTTCAATGTTTATAAGAATATTAGGAGGATTAAGAGGTTTTGCTGTAGCTGCCAAATTCAGCGGTAAATTAAAAACTGCATCAAGAGCGGCTGCTGTAATTATAATATTCCTTTTAAAAATATTGAAATATACAGAAATATTGCTTCCTTATGAGCAAATAACATATTATAGTTTATTAGTTGTTACAATAATAACGATATATTCATTCTTTGATTATATGCCTTTAATAACAGGAAAATCAAATAAAAAATAA